Proteins co-encoded in one Candidatus Bealeia paramacronuclearis genomic window:
- the topA gene encoding type I DNA topoisomerase: MNVVIVESPAKAKTIEKYLGKDFKVFASFGHVRDLPSKNGSVRPDEDFAMTWEVDPKSQKHVNEIASAVKKADHLYLATDPDREGEAISWHIAEILKEKGLLPKIPTSRIAFNAITKNAVLEALKNPREIDQELVDAYLARLSLDYLVGFTLSPVLWRKLPGSRSAGRVQSVALRLVVEREQEIEAFDSQEYWTIEADFKTPSNRIFTARLTHLNDKKLDKFDLKSKEDAENAVQEILKHGYAVIKIEKKRTKRRAKPPFTTSTIQQEASRKLGFSPKKTMQVAQKLYEGVDIGGEVTGLITYMRTDSIQVEPAAIEEARQIIREDFGKEYVPETPTLYKSKAKNAQEAHEAIRPTELARRPQKLTSYLDRDQARLYELIWKRMMASQMAPAELDQMSVDIGNPSEKILFRANGSTIAFDGFLKLYRESVDEGQDDEEDQRLLPAMNEKDPLNRETTIPEQHFTQPPPRYSEASLVKKMEELGIGRPSTYARILQVLQERGYVKHENRQLSPEDRGRLVTTFLMNFFHKYVEYDFTADLEERLDNISAGDLQWKSVLHDFWGDFSSAIDATKPLTITDVLKVLEDHLSSYLFPQKEDGKNSRECTQCKTGTLGLRVGKFGAFIGCSNYPECKFTRPLDVGDQGERGGELTSDFEDKLLGTDPVLELPVYLKKGPYGFYAQWGESAPKGEKPKRASLPRGYAPQDFTLEQAISLGKLPREVGIHPETKEKVFAGLGRFGPYLKHGQEFISLKNDDVLDVGLNRAVTLIAEHALKPKRKSPLKVAKPKTAPKAKKVPAKAKKAPAKAKKEK; the protein is encoded by the coding sequence ATGAACGTCGTCATCGTAGAATCCCCCGCCAAGGCAAAAACCATCGAAAAATACTTGGGCAAAGACTTTAAAGTCTTTGCAAGTTTTGGTCATGTCCGAGATCTTCCCTCGAAAAACGGGTCAGTTCGTCCCGATGAAGATTTTGCTATGACCTGGGAGGTTGATCCCAAATCTCAAAAGCACGTCAATGAAATTGCAAGTGCCGTTAAAAAAGCGGATCATCTTTATCTGGCGACTGACCCTGATCGTGAAGGAGAGGCCATCTCTTGGCATATTGCTGAAATTTTAAAAGAAAAAGGATTGCTTCCCAAAATCCCAACCTCGCGCATTGCCTTTAATGCGATCACCAAAAATGCAGTTTTGGAAGCCCTTAAAAACCCGCGTGAGATTGATCAAGAATTGGTGGATGCTTATTTGGCACGCCTGTCCCTTGATTATTTGGTGGGATTTACGCTTTCTCCTGTTTTGTGGCGGAAGCTTCCTGGAAGCCGTTCTGCAGGCCGCGTTCAATCTGTGGCCCTTCGTCTTGTTGTGGAGCGTGAGCAAGAAATTGAAGCTTTCGATTCCCAAGAATACTGGACTATTGAGGCGGATTTCAAAACGCCCTCCAATCGTATTTTCACAGCACGCCTAACCCATTTGAATGATAAAAAACTCGATAAGTTTGATCTCAAATCCAAGGAGGATGCGGAAAACGCTGTTCAAGAAATTTTAAAGCACGGGTATGCGGTTATTAAAATTGAGAAAAAACGCACAAAACGTCGGGCCAAACCGCCTTTTACAACTTCCACAATTCAACAAGAAGCTTCCCGCAAATTGGGGTTCAGTCCTAAAAAGACCATGCAGGTGGCCCAAAAACTTTATGAAGGTGTTGATATTGGGGGAGAAGTCACAGGTCTGATTACCTACATGAGAACGGACAGTATTCAGGTCGAGCCCGCAGCTATTGAAGAAGCCCGTCAAATCATTCGTGAGGATTTTGGTAAAGAATACGTTCCTGAAACGCCAACTTTGTATAAAAGTAAGGCTAAAAATGCCCAGGAAGCCCATGAAGCCATTCGCCCTACGGAATTGGCACGACGCCCTCAAAAACTGACCTCTTATCTTGATCGCGATCAAGCGCGCCTTTACGAACTGATTTGGAAGCGTATGATGGCCTCCCAAATGGCGCCTGCAGAACTCGATCAAATGAGCGTGGACATTGGAAACCCCAGCGAGAAAATTCTTTTCCGCGCCAATGGCTCTACTATTGCTTTTGATGGATTTTTAAAGCTCTATCGTGAAAGTGTGGATGAAGGTCAGGATGACGAGGAAGATCAACGTCTTCTTCCTGCAATGAATGAAAAAGATCCTTTAAACCGGGAAACCACAATTCCTGAGCAGCATTTCACACAACCTCCCCCCCGTTATTCAGAAGCAAGTCTTGTGAAAAAGATGGAAGAGCTCGGAATTGGGCGCCCTTCAACGTATGCGCGCATTCTTCAGGTGCTGCAAGAACGCGGCTATGTCAAACATGAAAACCGTCAATTGTCTCCAGAAGATCGAGGTCGTTTAGTCACAACTTTCCTCATGAACTTTTTCCATAAATATGTAGAGTATGATTTTACGGCAGACCTTGAAGAGCGGTTGGATAATATTTCCGCTGGGGACCTCCAATGGAAATCTGTTCTTCATGATTTTTGGGGTGATTTTTCCTCCGCCATTGATGCCACAAAACCACTTACGATTACAGATGTTTTGAAAGTTTTGGAGGATCATCTCTCCTCCTATTTATTTCCACAAAAAGAAGACGGTAAAAACTCGAGGGAATGCACGCAATGTAAAACGGGAACCTTAGGTTTGCGCGTAGGAAAGTTTGGTGCCTTTATTGGGTGCTCAAACTATCCCGAATGTAAATTCACGCGCCCCCTTGATGTAGGGGATCAAGGTGAGAGAGGGGGAGAGCTCACTTCAGATTTTGAAGATAAATTACTCGGGACTGATCCCGTTTTAGAATTGCCAGTTTACCTCAAGAAAGGGCCTTACGGATTTTATGCTCAATGGGGTGAATCTGCTCCCAAAGGTGAAAAGCCCAAGCGTGCCTCTTTGCCGCGCGGATATGCACCACAAGATTTTACGCTCGAGCAAGCGATTTCTTTGGGAAAACTTCCCCGCGAAGTAGGAATACATCCTGAAACCAAAGAAAAAGTTTTTGCAGGCCTTGGGCGCTTTGGTCCCTATCTTAAGCATGGCCAAGAATTCATCTCTCTTAAAAACGATGATGTCTTGGACGTAGGCCTTAATCGTGCTGTCACATTGATTGCTGAGCATGCCTTAAAGCCTAAAAGAAAATCGCCTCTCAAGGTTGCAAAGCCTAAAACGGCACCTAAGGCAAAAAAGGTCCCGGCTAAGGCAAAGAAAGCTCCTGCAAAAGCCAAGAAGGAAAAGTGA
- the plsY gene encoding glycerol-3-phosphate 1-O-acyltransferase PlsY, protein MIDAFFDPITYIIMGGTYLMGSIPFGLIFTKFSGLGDIRSIGSGNIGTTNVLRTGNKKVAALTFFCDAAKGTLPVYITSIFKPELAPLAGFFAVFGHIFPVWLKFRGGKGVATAFGATLGLSWPLALMMLVTWITIAAITRYSSLAALVATVTSPFFAFVLTNLMTTYYALGLAVLLVFTHKNNIRRLVLGQESKIGDTTPLQNRGNDV, encoded by the coding sequence ATGATTGATGCATTTTTTGACCCGATAACTTATATAATCATGGGGGGAACGTACCTCATGGGGAGCATTCCCTTTGGACTGATTTTCACGAAATTCTCAGGGCTCGGGGATATTCGCAGTATTGGATCGGGGAATATTGGAACCACCAATGTTTTGCGCACGGGCAACAAAAAAGTGGCAGCCCTTACTTTTTTTTGTGATGCCGCAAAGGGAACTTTGCCCGTTTATATAACGTCAATTTTCAAGCCTGAACTTGCCCCTTTGGCTGGATTTTTTGCAGTCTTTGGACACATCTTTCCTGTTTGGTTGAAATTTAGGGGGGGGAAAGGTGTTGCCACTGCTTTTGGAGCTACTCTTGGATTAAGTTGGCCTCTGGCGCTCATGATGCTGGTTACATGGATCACGATTGCTGCCATAACCCGGTATTCGTCTTTGGCGGCCCTTGTTGCAACGGTGACAAGTCCGTTTTTTGCTTTTGTCCTCACAAATTTAATGACGACATATTATGCTTTGGGATTAGCGGTTCTTCTGGTATTTACACATAAAAATAATATAAGAAGATTAGTTCTTGGCCAGGAGTCCAAAATTGGCGACACAACCCCACTTCAAAATAGAGGCAACGACGTGTGA
- a CDS encoding Ig-like domain-containing protein produces MAKRISGNGKVIHGNTAGDVIFAYGLGDTIYGGPGNSYIVALGNATIFGGGGNDYISVARDTNTINGGGGNDIILAGLGNDTIIHSLTQNLNDRGGQGYGYYDGGGGFNTLELLVTHAQDSVTLQRALAAFAVSNKNTLFDFRPYHILGLNIEAKHINQITTQFTDAAPAPQNHAPTNITLSNAVVAENTLVPSSGLKIGDIVITDPDTNLAFKNNDLSLSGADAGKFHIANGALYLNAGQNLNFEGQSSYALNIIAKDQTNSALSFTKTFTINVTDVNEAPTNITLSNAVVAENVPAGTVIGTLSDTDPDTNPAFKTANYSLVSGYGDDAAFAIVGNQLKINDSPNFEAKSSYAIKVHVNDGTAGFDKVFTIGITNVNEAPTAVNDILNQNGDPQAQEDGPAITILASRLLANDTDPDVGDTNQIVSITNSAAGAHVSLDAAGNVIYNPGTLFQSLGVGKTTTDTFQYTMQDSGGLQSTATVTVIINGTNDAPVAVNDTQSGAEDTAITGNVLMNDTDIDGDALSVTGFKIADLQSIFPPSIELPVEKTLKDFFSIIGLSQGAAVAILQSIHISDFILHADGSYTLTPAPNYNGPISQITYSVSDGHGGTASGNLNITVTPVNDAPTLSVNLTTAQLDDTIGAPISDSTSNPIQFTVTDPDPGDTHHYVITNASGVIDNRFEIVNDQLKLKSGVSLDYEDPSISNHTLILNVTALDSQNAVSNVQKITLQITDQSSDTITSSGIPVANITVNEGSAFTTQDLSLANVVTHGDPDDPLSFALLEQSGGSSDFTAWQPIPGITFNTSTGVFSGIPQDKQVGVTNFEIKVTTSDGHTATSNPFTVTVVDVIDSITVSSQTTNQSTTEGTSITPFSVASAFSQADTDDGLLYSATGLPNGLSIDSNTGLISGTPTDLNGNEVTGSYSVTVTAQNAVEGATGAKASEAFTITVNDSVPVGIPIPTQSATVGDTFSINAADFFTDSDNDLTYTLSASIQGRLITFLPVSVSGSTFSLNPVSASLTNNIYTLKASDPSGNSASESFRLTLNPASTPISVPDHFSTTNSSINFSSNDLILNNTLFFNDLNPDGSLITTTSGATIASVSTPTITLPSEYTSTIGSFSVTAMTSNDITAELKTANLFLSPGITVFAGYDIKGTGNLDNEFVLTGTTHNQDAYLFVLSDGTVDLIKNNAFEFLSPPINPNPNQLISGKTITLTFNYAIQENNVLSPAVSDTINVVGPNASTSNNVVFVATSTDTVLTSGPGNDLLVGQSGVQDTFVYNFSASSLGHDKILNFNAGNVLDQIDFQNLKDSNGDGMITIFDLIGLTDVANNGSGGAKIEMFSDIAHTTLIGTIDLGSSVLYTGPVGGSNSITSYNYTFTNPFQARTSNFITIDNNHAPTIVNPIPNQSGAPNCTITVNLANVFSDVDVGDVLSYTVRLVSNGLGIGIFVKTSPLLTLTFPPVGLTRAYTYEIMATDSHGASVIDSVTLTLTPPTVTLLSSQSAIVGDSVTLTSTVTDPNNDLLIYQWTQNGTIIQGFTSSSLTFSNVSTANAGTYTLRVHDTVTGLYATSNGETLSVTAPSFPAPLLAHQTPDQNVIVGKTETLNLLGIFSFTDPAGVKYSINWGDGNISQATSGTTTSASHTYTTSGAYTVTLTATDVSDSNQQTNETFTINALIPSNYLFDHNVADPSNKFLSDTTTSLPLVQALTTPVQIINMPDASLTTLGHDLLFGAAFQFSLIEGGMTFGKGMYTNISPSIITTIPFEVMAYGANTFTSYNVVLGTSNADSINLLNSKTNNLIFTLGGDDTITGSHLGDNYIVAGTGKDTITGGIGHQNTVSYQWDISDVTVTLGTSGSASGTGIVDKLSNIQNVVGGLGNDTITGDGNNNILEGGPGTNTLTGGGGSDTFIYNFSTLNSSGPANDTIKDFGPNAVNYTLQFQHVMDVVHTDGTSGPDGVIDTHDLLALTDVVNDGSGNAKIEMFSSTTHDPAHLIGTIDLIAITYTGAALANYSSLHTTIV; encoded by the coding sequence ATGGCAAAGCGTATTTCTGGTAATGGCAAGGTTATTCATGGCAATACAGCAGGCGATGTGATTTTTGCCTATGGTCTGGGAGACACAATATATGGTGGCCCTGGAAACTCTTACATCGTAGCTCTTGGAAATGCCACCATTTTTGGAGGTGGGGGCAACGATTATATTTCGGTAGCCAGGGACACAAATACAATCAATGGTGGCGGCGGAAATGATATTATATTAGCCGGTTTGGGTAACGATACCATAATTCATAGCCTTACTCAAAATCTCAATGATCGAGGAGGCCAGGGGTATGGTTATTATGATGGGGGTGGCGGCTTTAATACTTTAGAGTTGCTTGTCACCCATGCACAAGACTCGGTGACCCTTCAGCGGGCCCTTGCAGCATTTGCAGTGTCAAATAAAAACACACTCTTTGATTTCAGACCCTATCATATTCTAGGCCTGAATATCGAAGCCAAGCATATCAACCAAATTACGACTCAATTTACGGATGCCGCTCCCGCCCCTCAGAATCATGCCCCCACCAACATTACGCTTTCCAATGCAGTTGTTGCTGAAAACACCCTTGTCCCCAGTTCAGGCCTTAAAATTGGAGATATCGTAATTACAGATCCTGATACAAATCTAGCCTTTAAGAATAATGATCTGAGTCTTTCTGGCGCAGATGCTGGAAAATTTCATATTGCCAATGGCGCTCTTTATTTGAATGCAGGACAAAACCTAAACTTTGAAGGACAATCCTCGTATGCGCTTAATATTATCGCCAAAGATCAGACAAATTCGGCGCTGAGTTTTACAAAAACATTTACCATCAACGTCACCGATGTGAACGAGGCTCCCACCAACATTACGCTTTCCAATGCAGTTGTTGCTGAAAATGTTCCTGCCGGCACTGTAATTGGGACTTTGAGCGATACAGACCCTGACACAAACCCAGCCTTCAAGACGGCAAATTATTCTCTGGTTTCAGGATATGGAGATGATGCAGCTTTTGCAATTGTAGGAAATCAGCTCAAGATTAATGATTCCCCTAATTTCGAAGCTAAATCTAGCTATGCGATCAAAGTTCACGTTAATGATGGGACGGCAGGATTTGATAAAGTCTTCACTATTGGAATCACAAATGTGAACGAGGCCCCCACAGCCGTGAATGACATATTGAATCAAAATGGGGATCCTCAAGCCCAAGAAGATGGTCCTGCTATTACGATTTTGGCCTCACGCCTTTTGGCCAATGATACAGACCCTGATGTTGGAGATACAAACCAAATTGTGAGTATCACAAACTCTGCGGCAGGGGCCCATGTTTCTCTCGATGCAGCAGGTAATGTTATTTATAATCCAGGAACTTTATTTCAGTCTCTGGGGGTGGGGAAAACAACAACGGATACATTCCAGTACACAATGCAAGATTCGGGGGGATTGCAATCAACAGCAACTGTTACGGTTATTATTAATGGCACTAACGATGCACCTGTGGCTGTGAATGATACACAATCAGGAGCTGAGGACACCGCCATTACAGGAAATGTTCTCATGAACGATACGGATATCGATGGTGACGCACTCAGTGTTACTGGGTTTAAGATAGCAGACCTGCAATCTATTTTTCCCCCTTCTATAGAGTTACCAGTCGAAAAAACTTTAAAGGATTTCTTTTCAATTATAGGCTTATCGCAAGGAGCCGCAGTAGCAATTCTTCAGAGTATTCATATAAGTGATTTTATACTTCATGCTGATGGATCTTATACACTCACGCCAGCGCCCAATTACAATGGTCCGATCTCCCAAATTACCTATTCAGTTTCTGATGGACATGGGGGGACGGCAAGTGGGAATTTGAATATTACGGTGACCCCTGTGAATGATGCACCCACTCTTTCTGTCAATCTTACGACAGCTCAATTAGATGACACAATAGGCGCCCCTATTTCTGATTCCACTAGCAACCCCATCCAATTCACAGTCACTGATCCAGACCCAGGGGATACACATCATTACGTCATTACAAATGCCTCTGGCGTTATCGATAATCGTTTTGAAATTGTGAATGACCAATTGAAATTAAAGTCTGGAGTGAGCCTTGATTATGAAGACCCCTCCATTTCCAATCATACGCTGATCCTGAATGTGACAGCATTGGATTCTCAAAATGCTGTATCGAATGTCCAAAAAATCACACTTCAAATTACAGATCAGTCCAGTGATACAATCACGTCTTCAGGGATTCCTGTTGCGAATATCACAGTAAATGAAGGAAGTGCTTTTACAACTCAAGATCTGAGTTTAGCCAATGTGGTGACCCATGGAGATCCAGATGATCCTTTGAGTTTTGCACTTTTGGAACAAAGTGGAGGCTCAAGCGATTTTACAGCTTGGCAACCTATTCCTGGAATCACATTTAATACCTCAACGGGAGTATTTTCAGGAATTCCTCAAGACAAACAAGTCGGCGTTACAAACTTTGAAATCAAAGTCACAACAAGCGATGGTCATACAGCGACCTCAAATCCTTTCACGGTTACGGTTGTTGATGTGATTGATTCCATCACAGTGTCTTCGCAAACAACAAATCAATCCACAACAGAAGGGACTTCCATAACGCCATTTTCGGTGGCCAGTGCCTTCTCTCAAGCAGATACAGATGATGGTTTGCTCTATTCTGCAACAGGGCTTCCCAATGGCCTCAGTATTGATTCAAATACAGGCCTAATTTCTGGGACACCTACTGACTTGAATGGCAATGAAGTCACCGGATCCTATTCCGTAACAGTGACAGCCCAAAACGCAGTTGAGGGTGCAACTGGTGCTAAAGCTTCGGAAGCCTTCACGATTACTGTTAATGATTCTGTTCCTGTTGGAATACCTATTCCTACTCAATCCGCAACGGTGGGCGATACGTTTAGCATCAATGCAGCAGATTTTTTTACAGATTCCGACAATGACCTCACCTATACATTATCTGCTTCAATTCAAGGAAGATTAATAACATTTCTTCCTGTCTCCGTTTCTGGCTCGACATTTTCACTTAATCCTGTCTCTGCAAGTTTGACTAATAACATATACACATTAAAAGCTTCTGATCCCAGTGGAAATTCAGCCTCAGAAAGTTTTCGATTAACTTTAAATCCAGCATCTACCCCAATCTCTGTTCCTGATCATTTTTCTACAACTAATAGTTCTATTAATTTTAGTTCAAATGATTTGATACTTAATAACACTTTATTTTTCAATGATTTAAATCCTGACGGAAGTCTAATCACCACAACTTCAGGCGCAACAATTGCGAGTGTAAGCACGCCAACCATCACACTACCTTCTGAATACACCTCTACGATTGGATCTTTCAGTGTCACCGCAATGACGAGTAATGATATTACCGCAGAACTTAAGACGGCAAACCTTTTCCTCTCCCCTGGAATTACCGTCTTTGCAGGATATGATATTAAAGGTACAGGAAACTTAGATAATGAGTTTGTATTAACAGGCACGACTCACAATCAAGACGCTTACCTATTTGTATTGAGTGATGGCACAGTAGACCTCATTAAAAACAATGCTTTTGAATTTTTATCTCCACCCATCAACCCTAATCCAAATCAACTAATTTCTGGAAAGACCATCACATTGACATTTAATTATGCAATTCAAGAGAACAATGTTTTATCACCAGCAGTTTCTGATACGATTAATGTTGTGGGTCCAAATGCAAGCACTAGCAATAATGTTGTTTTTGTAGCAACCTCTACCGATACCGTTCTTACAAGTGGGCCGGGAAATGATCTTCTTGTGGGTCAAAGTGGAGTTCAGGACACTTTTGTTTATAATTTTTCAGCCTCAAGCCTTGGACATGACAAGATCCTCAATTTTAATGCGGGTAATGTTCTGGATCAGATTGATTTTCAGAATCTCAAGGATTCTAATGGTGATGGTATGATTACCATCTTCGATCTTATAGGCCTCACCGATGTGGCAAATAATGGAAGTGGAGGTGCTAAAATTGAAATGTTTAGTGATATCGCCCACACCACCCTTATCGGGACCATCGATTTGGGATCAAGCGTTCTTTACACAGGACCTGTAGGAGGGAGCAATTCAATTACCAGTTACAACTATACGTTTACAAATCCTTTCCAAGCAAGAACGTCAAACTTCATTACCATTGATAATAATCACGCTCCCACAATTGTGAATCCAATCCCTAATCAGTCGGGGGCTCCAAACTGCACTATAACCGTAAATCTTGCAAATGTTTTTTCAGATGTAGATGTAGGTGATGTTTTAAGTTACACAGTGAGATTGGTAAGCAATGGCCTGGGCATTGGCATCTTCGTAAAAACATCACCCTTATTAACCCTCACGTTCCCTCCAGTAGGACTTACAAGAGCCTATACTTACGAAATCATGGCTACGGATTCCCATGGCGCTTCTGTCATAGATTCTGTGACGTTAACACTCACTCCTCCCACGGTGACCCTCCTTTCTTCTCAGTCAGCAATTGTAGGCGATTCTGTGACTTTGACATCAACTGTCACTGACCCCAATAATGATCTTCTCATTTATCAGTGGACTCAAAACGGAACTATCATACAGGGTTTCACAAGCTCATCTCTGACATTCTCTAATGTCAGCACTGCTAATGCAGGTACTTATACATTAAGAGTCCACGATACGGTGACCGGGCTTTATGCAACGTCGAATGGAGAGACTTTGTCCGTGACAGCACCCAGTTTTCCAGCGCCACTTCTTGCACATCAAACTCCGGATCAAAATGTGATTGTGGGAAAAACTGAAACACTGAATTTATTAGGCATTTTTTCATTCACAGACCCTGCTGGCGTGAAATATTCAATTAATTGGGGAGATGGCAACATTTCTCAAGCTACCAGTGGAACAACCACATCTGCGTCGCATACTTATACAACTTCCGGGGCCTATACAGTTACGCTGACAGCCACGGATGTCAGTGATTCCAACCAGCAAACAAACGAAACCTTTACGATTAACGCATTAATTCCTTCTAATTATCTCTTTGATCATAATGTGGCGGACCCTAGCAACAAATTTCTTTCAGATACAACAACATCCTTGCCCCTAGTTCAGGCCCTCACAACACCCGTGCAAATTATCAATATGCCAGATGCCAGCCTCACCACGTTAGGGCATGATCTCCTATTTGGAGCTGCATTTCAATTCTCCCTGATTGAAGGGGGCATGACTTTTGGAAAGGGTATGTATACTAATATTAGTCCAAGTATAATTACCACAATACCTTTTGAGGTTATGGCTTATGGGGCGAACACCTTTACCTCCTACAACGTCGTTTTAGGAACGTCGAACGCTGATAGTATTAATCTTTTAAACTCAAAGACAAATAATTTGATTTTTACTTTGGGAGGCGATGACACAATCACTGGAAGCCATTTGGGTGATAATTATATCGTTGCAGGAACGGGTAAAGATACTATCACCGGCGGAATTGGCCATCAGAACACCGTCAGTTATCAATGGGATATTTCAGATGTGACTGTGACGTTGGGCACTTCCGGCTCTGCTTCAGGCACAGGAATCGTAGATAAACTTTCTAATATTCAAAATGTTGTTGGTGGGTTGGGTAATGATACAATCACAGGGGATGGAAATAATAATATCCTGGAAGGTGGTCCTGGCACAAATACCCTCACGGGTGGCGGAGGGTCGGATACCTTTATTTATAATTTTTCCACTCTCAATAGCTCAGGCCCTGCCAATGATACCATCAAAGATTTCGGCCCCAATGCTGTCAATTATACGCTTCAGTTTCAACATGTGATGGATGTTGTTCACACAGATGGGACATCAGGTCCTGATGGCGTTATTGATACCCATGATCTTTTAGCGCTCACTGATGTAGTAAACGACGGTTCAGGAAATGCCAAGATTGAAATGTTTTCGTCAACAACGCATGATCCGGCTCATCTCATCGGGACCATCGATTTGATAGCTATAACTTACACCGGAGCCGCTCTTGCAAATTACTCAAGCCTCCACACAACTATTGTTTAG
- a CDS encoding GFA family protein — protein MITGKCFCGAIQYKVEANILKSGVCHCHACQRLTGGAAWPFIVIPQESLIIQGKTKEFVRLGSSGKKAHISFCGTCGSTLFGRPEIWPHIRIVAASSLDDQNIFSPNMHVWTENAPKWTLFDPSIPKFDRSAI, from the coding sequence ATGATTACAGGAAAATGCTTTTGTGGCGCAATTCAATATAAGGTTGAAGCTAATATCTTGAAATCTGGTGTTTGCCATTGTCATGCTTGCCAGCGCCTGACTGGTGGTGCGGCCTGGCCTTTCATTGTGATCCCTCAAGAATCATTGATTATACAAGGAAAAACAAAAGAATTTGTCAGGTTGGGATCAAGCGGCAAAAAAGCTCATATAAGTTTTTGTGGAACATGTGGCTCCACACTATTTGGAAGACCTGAAATCTGGCCCCATATTAGAATAGTTGCGGCAAGCAGTTTAGACGATCAAAATATTTTCTCCCCCAATATGCATGTTTGGACTGAAAATGCTCCAAAATGGACTTTGTTTGACCCGAGCATTCCCAAATTTGACCGTAGTGCGATTTAG
- the dprA gene encoding DNA-processing protein DprA, which yields MATQPHFKIEATTCDDLTSWLRLLRSENVGPLTFHRLLKQYGSAPAALEALPQLARQGGRLKHLHIPTLQDAARELEAHEKIGATLISYSNPHYPAPLKAVESAPPLLSCLGNLNLFNRPSFGIVGARNASLPAKKMGGKFSKGLGDIGWVITSGLARGIDTAAHEGALSTGTIAVIAGGIDNIYPPENEGLYRRISQEGLIISEAPFGAVPQSSFFPRRNRIISGLSQGVLIVEAALKSGSLITARFALEQGRDVFAIPGSPYDPRARGTNQLLKQGAYLVETLEDITNVMTPNQKYLREIENEYETVDQMDSSQLEKMRQIIQENLSIAPISIDELVRECHFSAQNIWLVLLELEIAGRLVRHPGGQVSLMPDWTE from the coding sequence TTGGCGACACAACCCCACTTCAAAATAGAGGCAACGACGTGTGACGATCTCACATCTTGGCTTCGGCTTTTGCGATCGGAAAATGTAGGACCTCTTACGTTTCATCGTCTTTTGAAGCAATACGGCTCTGCCCCTGCGGCTCTTGAAGCCCTGCCTCAATTGGCACGACAGGGCGGAAGACTCAAACATCTTCATATTCCAACGCTTCAAGATGCCGCACGGGAACTTGAAGCTCATGAAAAAATTGGGGCCACTCTGATTTCTTATTCAAATCCGCATTATCCTGCACCTTTAAAAGCCGTTGAAAGTGCCCCTCCACTTTTAAGTTGTCTTGGTAATCTTAATCTTTTCAATCGTCCCAGTTTTGGAATTGTGGGCGCCCGCAACGCGTCATTACCTGCCAAAAAAATGGGCGGGAAATTCTCAAAAGGTCTTGGGGATATTGGATGGGTCATTACTTCAGGACTTGCTCGAGGGATTGATACAGCTGCCCACGAAGGTGCTCTTTCCACAGGGACGATTGCAGTCATTGCTGGCGGTATTGATAATATTTACCCCCCCGAAAATGAGGGGCTTTATCGCCGCATTTCACAAGAAGGATTAATTATTAGTGAGGCCCCCTTTGGAGCCGTTCCGCAATCCTCTTTTTTCCCCCGGCGCAATCGCATTATCTCAGGTCTTTCTCAAGGTGTTCTGATTGTAGAAGCTGCTTTAAAATCGGGTTCACTTATCACCGCACGCTTCGCGCTTGAGCAAGGTCGTGATGTTTTTGCAATTCCGGGAAGTCCTTACGATCCCCGCGCACGTGGCACGAATCAGCTTCTCAAGCAGGGAGCTTATCTTGTCGAAACACTTGAAGATATCACCAATGTGATGACACCTAACCAAAAATACTTGCGTGAAATTGAAAATGAATATGAAACAGTTGATCAAATGGACTCATCTCAACTTGAAAAAATGCGGCAGATCATTCAAGAAAATTTAAGCATTGCTCCAATTTCTATTGACGAATTGGTACGAGAGTGTCACTTCTCAGCCCAAAACATTTGGCTTGTTCTTTTGGAACTCGAGATTGCTGGCCGACTCGTGCGCCATCCTGGAGGGCAAGTCTCACTTATGCCAGACTGGACAGAATAA